From the genome of Streptomyces sp. NBC_01341, one region includes:
- the sufU gene encoding Fe-S cluster assembly sulfur transfer protein SufU gives MKLDSMYQEVILDHYKHPHGRGLRDGDAEVHHVNPTCGDEITLRVKYDGETIADVSYEGQGCSISQASASVLNELLVGKELGDAQRIQEAFLELMQSKGQLEPDDAMEEVLEDAVAFAGVSKYPARVKCALLSWMAWKDATAQALSEGKTA, from the coding sequence GTGAAGCTTGATTCCATGTACCAGGAAGTGATCCTGGACCACTACAAGCACCCCCACGGGCGTGGCCTGCGGGACGGCGACGCCGAGGTGCACCACGTCAACCCGACGTGCGGCGACGAGATCACGCTCCGCGTGAAATACGACGGCGAGACCATCGCCGACGTCAGTTACGAGGGTCAGGGCTGCTCCATCAGCCAGGCCAGCGCCTCCGTGCTCAACGAGCTGCTCGTGGGCAAGGAGCTGGGCGACGCGCAGAGGATCCAGGAGGCGTTCCTGGAGCTGATGCAGTCCAAGGGCCAGCTGGAGCCGGACGACGCGATGGAGGAGGTGCTGGAGGACGCCGTCGCGTTCGCCGGCGTCTCCAAGTACCCGGCCCGGGTCAAGTGCGCGCTGCTGAGCTGGATGGCGTGGAAGGACGCGACGGCGCAGGCG
- a CDS encoding cysteine desulfurase, giving the protein MTDARQGLSGLLDTEAIRKDFPILDRTVHDGKKIVYLDSAATSQKPRQVLDALSEYYERHNANVHRGVYTIAEEATALYEGARDKVAAFINAPSRNEVIFTKNASESLNLVANMLGWADEPYRVDSDTEIVTTEMEHHSNIVPWQLLSQRTGAKLKWFGITDDGRLDLSNIDEIITEKTKIVTFTLVSNIMGTVNPVEKIIRRAQQVGALVCIDASQAAPHMVLDVQALQADFVAFTGHKMVGPTGIGVLWGRQELLEDLPPFLGGGEMIETVSMHSSTYAPAPHKFEAGTPPIAQAVGLGAAVDYLTSIGMENIHRHEQAITQYAVRRLLEVPDLRIIGPATAEDRGATISFTLGDIHPHDVGQVLDEQGIAVRVGHHCARPVCLRYGIPATTRASFYLYSTPAEVDALVDGLEHVRNFFG; this is encoded by the coding sequence ACACCGAGGCGATCCGCAAGGACTTCCCGATCCTGGACCGCACGGTCCACGACGGCAAGAAGATCGTGTACCTGGACAGCGCGGCGACCTCGCAGAAGCCGCGCCAGGTCCTCGACGCTCTCAGTGAGTACTACGAGCGGCACAACGCCAACGTCCACCGCGGTGTGTACACCATCGCGGAGGAGGCCACCGCGCTGTACGAAGGCGCCCGCGACAAGGTCGCCGCCTTCATCAACGCACCCAGCCGCAACGAGGTGATCTTCACCAAGAACGCCTCGGAGTCGCTCAACCTCGTCGCCAACATGCTCGGCTGGGCGGATGAGCCCTACCGGGTCGACAGCGACACCGAGATCGTCACCACCGAGATGGAGCACCACTCCAACATCGTGCCGTGGCAGCTGCTCTCGCAGCGCACCGGCGCGAAGCTCAAGTGGTTCGGCATCACGGACGACGGCCGGCTCGACCTGTCGAACATCGACGAGATCATCACGGAGAAGACGAAGATCGTCACCTTCACGCTGGTCTCCAACATCATGGGCACGGTCAACCCGGTCGAGAAGATCATCCGGCGTGCCCAGCAGGTCGGCGCGCTGGTCTGCATCGACGCCTCGCAGGCCGCCCCGCACATGGTGCTCGACGTGCAGGCGCTGCAGGCGGACTTCGTGGCCTTCACCGGTCACAAGATGGTCGGCCCGACCGGCATCGGCGTCCTGTGGGGGCGGCAGGAGCTCCTCGAGGACCTGCCGCCGTTCCTCGGCGGCGGCGAGATGATCGAGACCGTGTCGATGCACTCGTCGACGTACGCGCCGGCTCCGCACAAGTTCGAGGCGGGTACGCCCCCGATCGCGCAGGCCGTCGGCCTCGGTGCGGCCGTGGACTACCTCACCTCGATCGGCATGGAGAACATCCACCGCCACGAGCAGGCGATCACCCAGTACGCGGTGCGCAGGCTCCTGGAGGTCCCGGACCTCCGGATCATCGGACCGGCGACCGCCGAGGACCGGGGCGCGACGATCTCCTTCACGCTCGGCGACATCCATCCCCACGACGTGGGGCAGGTACTCGACGAGCAGGGCATCGCCGTCCGGGTCGGACACCACTGCGCCCGCCCGGTCTGCCTGCGGTACGGAATTCCTGCGACGACGCGAGCGTCGTTCTATCTGTACTCCACGCCCGCCGAGGTCGACGCCCTGGTGGACGGGCTCGAGCACGTGCGGAACTTTTTCGGTTAG